The DNA region ATTTGTTTACATTTATATTCTCATAAAGTGTGGCTTTCATTTTATAGTTCAATTATAAAAAGTATATATTATTTTTTATGTAAATTCTCAGCCATTAATATTAATTCCTGCCTTTATGGATTTTCTTGATGCTGAAATCCAGACGCCGCCGCCTATAAGAAACACGGCACCTGCAATTGTATAAACACCAGGTACCTGTTTTAATAATATAAATGCAAAGATTATTGCAAAAACAGGATCAAGGTATGTTAATATTGAAACAGGCTCAATACCTATCCTTTTCATAGAATCGTACCATAAAAATAATGCAAGAACAGTCTGGATTGCACCGGAGAATATAATTATAAAAACAACGTTAAAATCAATTTTAAACCTAAGTAAAAATATAAATGGAAACAGTATTATTATTGATATAAAGGATTGCATAAAAATTAAATTGAATGCACCCTTTTTTGATGAAAGCCTGCTGAATATTGTTAAAAGGCCATATGTTATTCCTGATAACAATGCAATTATTATTCCTGCAATGTTTATATCAATGGACGTCACAGCCATGATAAAAACACCAAGAAGCGATGCAAAAGATGCGATATATCCACGCATGGTAGTTTTTTCACCTGCCAGTGGGGCAAGCAGTATTGCTATTACAGGCCCTGTGTAATAAAACACTATCGCCTCAGAAACAGGTATTAAAAATATTGAATAAAACAAAAGGATCCAGTTAAGTGAAAGCAGTATTCCTGAGGCTATTTCATTATATTTTATATTCCATATTAACTTTATTGATTCTCTCTTTAATATAAATAGAATAATAATGAATGAAATTAACACCCTGAAAAATACAAAAACCGGGGATGGCAGGCCAGACCATAGGGCAAAAACAGGTATCGATCCCCATATGACTGTTGATGCAAGCATTTCGGAAATCCCAAGGTTTTCACTTCTCATTTAAGCATAGATATATTATAAAATTATTTTTAATTATGCTATTTTATCACCAGGCTCGCCGCCATCAGGGGTTAAAAGCTTAACACCATCACCTGTAATTGCACCAAGAACAAGAACCTCTGAGATAAAATTTGCAATCTGTTTTGGTGGAAAATTGACAACAGCTATTATTTTTTTATTTATTAATTCATCCTTTTTATAGTTTGTAATCTGTGCCGAGGAGTTTTTATATCCTATAATATCACCAAAGTATATTTTTAACTTATATGCCGGCTTTATTGCCTCCTTAAAGTCAGAAACCTCCTTTATAATTCCAACACGAATATCGATTTTTGAAAAATCATTGTATGTAATCATAAAAAATTATAATAATAAAATATATTTATTGTTTATTATTGTTTATCACGATAATTTCATTACCGCAAAAAAATATTTATATTATTAAAAAATCTTTGTATAAATGAATACAAAAAACAGGCATAATAATCAAAAAAGAAGGTATACAAAAAAGCTTGATATGAGAAAGAACGCGGAGTTTAACTACATGCTGGGAACCATAGTCAGGGACCTGCCTGATAGCGTACGCGGTGCAATACGCGGTGGTATATACTCAATAGCCTCAAAAAAGGGTATATTTGAGGCCAAGGACTTTATAATAAAGCAGAGGGAGGCCGGTATAATAGATGAAAATACCGAGAAAAAGCTGATTGATCTAATTTTTGATTACAGTAAATACAGGCAATAAATATTTATAACAGGCTTTAATGTTAAAAAGATATTAAATACAAGTTACAAATAGGGATTATATTAAGGTGATATAATGAAGATGCCAAAGCAAATTGAAGCTTACTGTCCGTACTGCAAAAAACACACAACACATGATGTTGAGCGCGTTCGTAAGAGAAAGGCCAGCGAGCTTAAGGCCGGTCAGAGGAGATTCAGAAGGGTAACATCTGGTTATGGAGGTTTCCCAAGGCCAAGGTACGAGGGCCGTGAGAAGCCAACAAAGAGAATAGCCTTAAGATTAAGATGCACCGTCTGTAAAAAGGCTGTGACACCTCCAAGCATAAGGGCAAAGAAGTTTGAGATTGTGGAGGAGTAAACATGAAAGACTTTGTTAAGATAAGGCATGTTAACGACCATTTTGTTAAGATAAAGTGCAGGAACTGCGGGAACGAGCAGCTGGTCTTTGCAAGAATATCATCGCAGGTAACATGCAATATATGCGGGTCCACCATAGCAAAGCCGACAGGAGGCCTTCTTGCAGCGGCCGGCGATCTTGTAGGCGGAGGCAAAGATGAAAAGCCTGCCTGATGTTGGCGATCTTGTAGTCGTTACAATAAAGGAAATAAAGAACTACGGTGCAATAGTAACACTTGATGAGTACGAAAATGTAACAGGTTTCATTCATATAACCGAGGTTGCCACAGGCTGGATAAAGCATATAAAGGATTATCTCAAGGAAAACCAGAAGACCGTATGCAAGGTTCTGGACGTCGATAAAAGCAGAAGGCATGTTGATCTTTCACTTAAAAGGGTGAATGAGCATCAGCGCAGGGAGAAGATTGAGGAATGGAAGAACGAGGAAAAGGCCTTTAAGCTGCTGGAAATCGTTGCAAACAACCTTGGCATATCAAAGGAAGATGCAATGAAGGAATTTGGTGACCGTTTAATAGAAAACTACGGTACATTATACGATGCATTTTTTGACGCCGCATCAAATGATGAATTCATGTCATCAGACAATTCAAAGTGGCGCAGTGTTTTTGTCAGGATTGCAAGGGAAAACATAGTAATACCAAAGGTTGAGATATCCGGCTACCTTGAGCTTTATTCATTATCATCAAACGGCATAGAAAACATCAAAAAGGTTCTTGAAAACGAGGAATCAGAAGATGTAACCATAAGCTATGCCGGTGCCCCAAAGTACCGTATAGTGGTCACGGAATCAAACTACAAAGTTGCAGAGGAGGTCTTAAAAAACAAGCTGAATGAGATATCAGAAAAATCAAAGAAAAATAACGTTTCATATGATTTTGAGCGTGAGGAGTGATGAAATCTTTAATAAGAAGGTGCCCCTCATGCAATATTTACACATTGAAGGAGTACTGTCCGAGATGCTCTGCAAGAACATGCATGGCAATACCTGTCAGGTTCTCACCTGCTGATAAATTCCAGAGGTATCGCCTTATGGAAGAAAGTGATAATTATGGAAAAGATAGTGATTAAATATTATAAAAAGCCCAGGCTTAGCAATCCTGTATTAATTAGTGGCCTTCCCGGTATAGGCAACGTTGGCAAGATAACCGTCGATTATCTAATAGAGAAGTTAAAACCGGAAAGGCTCCTTGATATTATTTCAGAGCATTTTCCACCACAGGTCTTTATTGATAGTAACTCTGTGGTAAGCATAGCAAAGAACACAATGTATTATAAAAAGAGACGCGGTAAGAGCGATTTAATCTTCCTCACAGGTGATTTCCAGGGAACAAGCCAAGAGGGGCAGTACGAATTATCAAGTAAGATACTTGAGATCTGCAAGGAATTAAAGGTTTCAATGATATATACACTTGGCGGTTACAGCATAGGCAGAATCGTTGATAACCCAAGGGTGCTTGGTGCTGTTACAGACATTGATTTAATAGATGATATAAGCAGGGCCGGCGTAATCTTTCCAAAGGGTGAACCTGCAGGCGGTATAGTTGGCTCTGCCGGTTTGATGCTCGGCCTTGGAAAGGAGGTCTTTAACATGAAGGGTGCATGCCTGATGGGTGAAACCTCGGGCTATTTTGCCGACCCAAAGGGAGCAATTGCAATACTAAGGGCGTTAACAAGGATCATAGATGTAACCGTTGATGAAAAGGACATTGAGGAAAAGGCAAGGCAGATAGAGGAAATCACAGAAAAGATGAAGGAAGAAACAACCAGCAAGAACAGGGATGATTTAAACTACTTTGGATAATTTATATAAAACAATATTAAAAACTTTCTTTACATAGTTATAATAAAGATGCAGGGCTTATATAAATATGCTTAAGGTTGGTGATAATGCACCTGATTTTGAGGCCATTTCTGACAGTAATGAAAAGATAAGGCTCAGCGACGAGGTAAAAAAGCACAGGGTCGTTCTATATTTTTATCCAAAGGATGATACACCCGGATGCACAACAGAGGCCTGTACATTCAGGGATAACTACAATGAGCTTTTATCACTCGGTGGCAACGTCATTGGTGTCAGCTCAGACTCAATAGAATCGCACAGAAAATTCAAGGAGAAATACAGGCTGCCATTTACATTAATAAGCGATCCTGATGGCAAGATACGAAAATTATACGATGCAACAGGCTTGATGCTGCCTCCAAGGATAACATATGTTATCGATAAAAACATGAAAATAATCGAGGCCTTTAATTCACAGATGCGGCCAAGGGATCATGTTGAAATATCAATAAATGCATTAAAATCAAAAAATTAGTTTATATCCAGGAATTTTATTTTTTCTATAATCTTTGGTATATCTATATTCATTGGGCACACCTCACGGCAGCCTCCTGAGTGCATGCACAGTTGCGATTTTGAGTAATCCTGCATTGTTATTGCGGACCACATGATGCCCGTTGGCCCTGTATATGGCGGATTCCCAAATTTCCTTCCATAAAGCCTGTATGCAGGGCATGAAAAGTAGCAGCGGCCGCATCTTATGCATAAAAGCGATTCCTTCATTGTTTCATCCCTTGATGCCTCAAGTCTTCCGTTGTCTATTAAAATTAAATGGAACTCTGCCGGACCGGTTGCAGGCGTTACCTTTTTCAATTCTATGTCACCTGTTGAGCTTGGCCCAGAGGTTACATTTATATATGTTGGTGGGTAAAATCCTGCATATGCAGCCTGGACCATTGCCTCCTCAAAGGCATCTGAAAGCCTTGGGACAATCTTGTCTATTCCTGTAACGGCTATATGTATCCTTGGCATGACAGTATCCATTCTTATATTACCCTCGTTCTCGACAAGTATTACAGAGCCTGTATCAGCAGCAATAGCATTTGCGCCGGTTATGCCAACATCAGCATTTACATACTTTTCCATCAAAAAATCACGAACATACTTTACCATGTCCTCTATTGATGTATTATTATTTATACCATCTGAAAGGTTTTTATTTAATAGCCCTGCAACATCATCCTTTGAAAGATGTATTGCAGGCGCAACAAGGTGTGATGGCATATCGTTTCCTATCTGGACAAGGTACTCCCCAAGGTCCGTTTCCCAGACGTCTTTGTTATGTAAATGCTCCCTTAATGATATTTCATATAAAACATTTGATTTTGATAAAACTATTCTGTTTTTATCCTTTATTATATTATCTATTATTGAAAGTGCCTCTTCTTTATTTCTTGCAAAGTGGAAATTGCCGTTTGATGCCTCCACATTTTTTTTAACAAGATTTATATACATTTCAATGTTGTTAATGACCTCAAGCTTTTTATTTCTAAGATCCCTTGCCGCCTCAATTATATATGGATGCTCCTCAAGTATTTTATGAACCTTTGGTGCGTTGTTTTTTATAGCATTTGATACATTTACCGTCCAGTTCATGAAACAACCTCCGCTATATCCTTAACATTTTTTGAGAATTTTGATAGATTTTCATAGCATAGCGGGCAGGCAACAAGTATATTCTCATTCAATGAGCTCAGCTGTTTATATCTTAGCTCTGCCACACCCTCGCTGTCTTTTTCCGAGATTATTCCCAATGGCCCACCGCAGCAGAAACCCATCTCCTTTGATGTTATTAAATAATCCTCTGTTAGCTCTATTCCGGAATCATTTATAAGCGATCTTATCTTATCGTACATGTTATAATGCCTTGAGTAAAGGCATGAATCATGGAAAACATATGATCCGGTTCCGGTGAATTTCACAAGCTCAAGGTAGTTTTTTACATCAAGATCAAGATTGGCCCTCTTAATAGCGTTATGTGTATGCGGATCAAGGGTTATTATCCTTTTTACACCATGCCCTTTAAAGAAATCGTTTAATCTCTTCGAGTAATCATTGAACGCATCAATCATGCCAAGCTCAATTAACAGTGCGCCGCTGTATGGCTCCTCATCATAAAGATATCCAAATTCCACGTCTGACTTTTTAAGCATTTCAGAGATATTTTTTAATATTTTAAATGACCTGTTCATTTGATCCATATCAGGTTTAAAAAGGCCTGCGAGGGACATTAAGCTCCTTGGTATTTTTATTTTTGAAAATGAATTTGCATATCTTTCAAATTTTTTTAATAACGGTGCGATCTGATACATGTAAGATGTGTAGATTACTGTTTCACCTCCATGCCTTATATCGTTTGTCCATGATGAGAAAAGCTTTTTATCCAATGGAAATGGTAAATAGCTTTCCATGAGGTTTTTGTATATAATGTCCCTTATATTTTTTAGATAATTCACGTACATATAAATAATAAAATAAGTTTGTATTTAATGTTTATTCCTTACATGTCTTAAGATACCTATCAAACCATGCAAGCTTTTTATACAGTCTATCGATCATATTTTTTGGTATGCCGGCCCTGGCATGCTCATGGTTATCACCAAGGTATCTTATTAATTCCGTATCTATATTGTTAAGCTTTAGTCCAATGAAAAACTGCTCTGCCTGCTCTATAGGGCATCTATAGTCCTCCTCGCCCGTTATTAACATCAATGGCGTTTTTACGTTTTTAACATATTTTATAGGCGAATATTTCATTAGTTTTTCAATGGATTCGTCCTTGTATGGATCATCTATGTTAAGCTGTATTGCATTGAACCAGAATCCTATGTCGCTTGTTCCTATCATGCTTAAAAGGTTTGATATGCTTCTCTCTGAAATGCCGCACTTAAAGTAATCATAATGCGATACTATCCAGTTTGTTAAATAGCCGCCATAGGAACCACCGGTAATGCCAAAGCAGTTTTTTATATTATATCTTTTCCTTATGTATTCTATTAGATCAAATATGTATTTTGTATCAAGATTTCCCCAGTCACCAACACAGGCCTTTTCATATTCCTGGCCGTAGCCGGTGCTGCCCGGGGGATTTGAATATAATATGTTATATCCGTTATCATAAAAGTACTGGAACTCTATATAATATGATCTTCCGTATGCCGCATTTGGTCCGCCATGTATAAAAAGTATCGTTGGTGCATCCCTTGAATAAAGCATAAAAAATGCCTCCCCATTCATAAAGTCAATGATCTCCGTGGTTTTTCCATTTACATTGTTTATATCAATCTCGCCATTAAAATTTATAATACATGGTTTTTCCGGCGTTGAATATATGTAAGCAAGTCCAGAGTCATTCACGTCGAACTCCCTTATGTAATAATTATTATCGGTTACCTTCTCTATCTTATCAGAGATTCTGTATATGTTTGAATATGATCTTTCCTGTGCTATTATATAAAGATCATCATTATAAAATTTCATCTGCCTTCCGGTGGACATAAATGAATCGCTTATTATGCTAACCGCAGAGTCGCTGCCAACGATTAAATCATTATTATCCATTCTCAGCCTCCTCACCTCACCTGCCTTCATTGCCGGACTCCATGTGAATGCAATTTTTCCTCTTTCTGATACTGCAATTGATGACACATCAATGTTTTCTGCGATCTTTTCCATGATGTTTCCTGAAAAATCTATTTTATAAAGATTTGATATATTATAATCGTTCAGCTCATTTACAAGTATAAAATCATCGTTTGCGGCCGCATCGCCCACATCACCACTGAATATGCATCTTCCATTAATGTCATATAAATGGAAGTTCGTTGATAAATAACCGTATCCATTGAACCTGTATTTTAGCCTTTTTGCCTCAAAGAATGTTTTTTCCTCAGGTTTTTCCCTGGCTATTGCAAGTATTCTGTTGCCTGCTGAAATGATCTTTTTTATTTTAAAGAATGATGCAACCCTCTGCGGTTCGGAGCCATAATCAAGCCTTATTATGCTATCTTCATCCTTACCAGATCTTATATAATAAAGGGCTCCATTAAAAACAGGATTATGATCATTTCCGGAGAAGGTTATTTTTTTATCTCCATGGTATATATAAGTCCTGTACTCGCCGTTCTCTATCTCCTTTACGGTGTAAAAAAGGCCGCCGTCAAGAGAAAGGTCACCTGCAATTCTTATACCATAAGCTTCCTCTGGTTTCATAATGGTTTATCTATGTTAAATATTAACATTTTTGCCAATTTATTTATAATGATTTTTGATAAGCATTTAATGAGGGCCATTCTTATAAACAAGAGCAATGTAAAAAAGATATCAAAGTTTTTCAATGGTGATAGGGAAAAGATGAATATTACAGAAAAATTCATAGAATACTTTGGCGATAATATAGTCTTTGTAAAATACTATGAGGACTCCGATATAGATCTCAAGGTTAAAACATACAAAAATGATTATAAATACATAAAAATAATAATATCAAGCAACAACGTCTTTAATATTATGCTACTGGATTTAAAAAGCAGGAGGATTGGCAGGTCCAATCTTTACTCAATAATAAGGTCTTCAGCAGATCTTTCCAGGGAAACAAGATCTGAGATCTCAAGATTTCTGGACGTTATAATAGGCAGAAAGAATTTAATATGGTTATTATACGATAGCAATACCGGGTATACGTTCCCTGTTAATAATTATATAATAAAGGATATAATAATGGATCAAATATACAGCTTGAACAGATCCTCGACACTGCAGCCGGAACATAATATAGAGGTGCCGGTATCATACATAACATCATACTGGAAAAACTATCTAAAGAGAAACAATAAGAGATCAATCGATGTATGGCACCAGATGATCTTTTAAATTAAATAAAACTTATTTATTAATTATGGATATCATTTAGATATAAATGGATTACGATATCGATCTTGCAATTGTTGGTGGCGGCCTTGCCGGTCTTTCAGCTGCCATTACCGCATCCAGGCTTGGGATATCTTGCATAGTCCTTGAACGCGGTGAGTACTCAGGATCAAAGAACGTAAGCGGTGGCAGAATGTACATTCATTCACTGAAGCGGCTCCTTGGCGATAGATTTGATGAGGCCCCTCTGGAACTGCCCGTTGAGTCAGAGCGCTATTTTATAAAATGCGGTGAAAAATCAATTAGCTTCTCATTTTCTGAGGAGAATAAAAAAAATAGCTACACTGTGCTCCGTGCAAAGTTTGACCGCTGGCTATCGCAGTTTGCAGAGGAAGCCGGTGTGCCAGTTTCATATAGTACCCTGGTAAAAAATGCATCAAGGGACAATGGAATAATGCTTGAGACAAACCGTGGTGATATAAGGGCGCCACTTGTTATAGAGGCGGATGGCGTTGGCTCCTCATTATCAAGGTTTCTTGATAAAAAGGAGTTAAAACCAGAGTTTTACATGCTTGGCATAAAGGAGATCATTGAAAGCGGTGAAAACAAAACAGGTGAGGCCAATACATTTATAGGCTACAGCGGGGGCGTCAAGGGCGGTGGCTTTATGTACACGAATAAAAACTCAATATCGCTCGGTCTAACATTGAAGATCGAATCATTGCAGAATAATAACGAAATATCACACGAACTGATAGAGAAATTCCGTGAATCACTGAACATAGATGGCAAAATACTTGAATACTCGGCGCATATGATACCATTCTACGGATATAAAAACATAAAAAATATATCATCAGAGAACCTGCTTGTAACAGGCGATGCAGCCGGACTTTTAATAAACGATGGTTTTGCAATACGCGGCATGGACCTTGCAATAGAATCAGGAATGATAGCGGCGCAGGCGGCAGAAAAGATCTTAAAATCAAAGAATTATGGTGATACATCAATATACAATAAAATGATGTATGGCAGCCAGGTCATGAACGATCTAAAAACGGCATCCAGCATCTTTGATTTATTTAACAGCGATGAGTTCTTTAATGTCTATCCAAAGGTTTTATGCGATGCCTTTTCAAAGGTCTTTACCGTTGATGATGATTACAGAAAGCCCTTTATAAAGTATGCAATGGAGGGCGCGCACGATAATAATATAAGCCTGTTATCGATGCTTAGAAATATCATGAGGGTGATGTGAATGGATCTTTTAAAAAGATTATCACTTGAAAAGCACGATGTTGATTCAAAACCACATATAACGGTTAATCTGGATATCTGTGCAAAATGTAAGGAAAAGCCATGCGTAAGGGTTTGCCCCGCAGGCACATATGATCCTGACCCAGAAAAAATAATGATAGTACACTATGAAAGATGCGTTGAATGCAGCGCTGCCCTTGTGGCATGCCCTTACGGCTCCATAAAGTTTAGCTATCCAGAAAAGGGTGTTTCGTACACCTATGGATAATTTCTGAAGATCTCTGATCTGCATGAGCATGATCTGAACTGGCAGGAATCTATTGAAAACTCAGGGCACATATCAAGATCCTCTGGTTTATCATTTTTTAACGCATCATTTATTTTATCAATTAATGATTTTGCATTATTTTTTAATATATTAAGATCAAAGCTGTATTTATATGCTAAGATCTTCATGTTCATTTTTGGATATAAAACTATTATATAACCAGTCTCTGAATTCCTGTTTGCGCATTCAAATGCAAGCTCCTTTACATATGTTTCAGGTGGATTACGCTCGTAAATGGAATTATTTACCTTTGCTATATATGGAATAAATTTGCTATCATAAATGTTTCTTGCAATGTACCTGTCATTGCTTATTATATTTAAACAGGAGCTTTTGTTTTGCCTCCTTTGCTCCTCTGGTGTTATTGCAAATTGTGATTCTGATATTGCATCATTTAATATATAGAACAACCTGTTGTTTTCATATTTTGATGGCCCAATTGCCCTCTTTTTTACTATATCGTCATTTTTTATTCTGTGATAGTACCTCCTTGGATATATCAAATCATGGTATGATATTCCAGGATAATTTGAAAGATTTACCTTTATATCAAAGCTTTTTATATCTATCAGGCCGTCAAGCCATTTATAATCCAGGGTGTCAAGCTCATCGCATCTGCATAATTTATCATGGTGCAGTGTACAGCTCTGTATGTATCTGCATTTTGGCACCCCATTGCCATCATCGAACATTTTATATCTTCTTAGCATTTCATTTTCAATTTCATTGCCTTTTATTATTTTTACAATAAAGCCATATGATTCCATTTTATCATTAACAAAGACAAGCCTGCATTCATCGTTTTTATTCATTACAGCGTAAAATATGCACTGCTCAAGATCCATTATATATTTATTTTTAACGTCATCAATGGTTATTGCCTCGGCATGCTTGCTCTTGAACTCAACAATGTAATTTTCAAAGACAAAATCTATCCTGCCTATTATACCCTTTAAATTGTTTTTACCTGCGACGGTCTCCTCAAAGGACATAAAACCAGGCATATTCTCGAAGAATGACCTTGCCATTTCATGCATCTCGCCGCCTGATTCAAGTATTCTTACCTGCTCCTCAGGTATCTTGTAGTCATTATTTCTTACATAGATGGAATATGCAGGATTTACAAGATCTGTTACATATATGTACCTTATATTTTTACTGTATTCCTTGATGAAGATATTCTTTATTATTCCTGATAGCTCATTATCCAGGGTAAATGATGAAATCATGTTATGATTATATAATAAAAACTAAAAAGTTTTTCAAACAATTATATTTTAATATTATTTATGAATTAACTTACAAGATATTAAAATAGCAATAGGTGGAATCATTGGAAATAAGGCAGATTGTTTATCCGGGTGAGAAGATAGATCTCGAAGGCCAGAAGCCAAGGAACGGCCTTTATGAGGAGAATGACGAATACTACTCAGAATATTTTGGCGTTGTTCAGAAAAGTGATAAATTTATAGACATAGTACCATTCAACGGGCCCTACATGCCAAGGATCAACGACAAGGTTATAGGCAAGGTAATCGATGTCAGTGCAACGATGTGGACCGTTGATATAAACTCACCATACTTCTCATTGATGCATATGAACGACACGCCATGGCATGTTACATCCGGCGACCTAAGGAAATATTTAAATGTTGGCGATTACATATATGCAAAGGTATCAATACTCAACGAGATAAAGGAAAGCTGGCTCTCGCTTAAAGATGTAAACCTAAGAAAGCTTGAGGAGGGCAGTATAATATACATAAAGGCCCCAAAGGTGCCAAGGGTCATAGGCAAGGCCGGAAACATGATAAACATGATAAAGAGCGAAACAAATACAAAGATCATCGTTGGCCAG from Picrophilus oshimae DSM 9789 includes:
- the rrp4 gene encoding exosome complex RNA-binding protein Rrp4; this translates as MESLEIRQIVYPGEKIDLEGQKPRNGLYEENDEYYSEYFGVVQKSDKFIDIVPFNGPYMPRINDKVIGKVIDVSATMWTVDINSPYFSLMHMNDTPWHVTSGDLRKYLNVGDYIYAKVSILNEIKESWLSLKDVNLRKLEEGSIIYIKAPKVPRVIGKAGNMINMIKSETNTKIIVGQNGLIWIDGEPENVDLAINAIGMVEKEAHTFGLTDRVKAYLDKMKGGNNGRSEVNQ